The following DNA comes from Physeter macrocephalus isolate SW-GA unplaced genomic scaffold, ASM283717v5 random_1464, whole genome shotgun sequence.
NNNNNNNNNNNNNNNNNNNNNNNNNNNNNNNNNNNNNNNNNNNNNNNNNNNNNNNNNccagagggaggcccgcataccacaaaaaaaaaaaaaaaaaaaaaaagatgcgcTGTCATGCCATGGAAGACAATGGAGGAGCCTCAAATggatattattaagtgaaagaagccaatttgaaaaggctttatactgtatgattccaactctgtgacgatctggaaaaggcaaaactatggagaccagtaaaaatatcagtggctgccaggggtgggaaggggagggaggggtgaataggtggagcagagaggatttttagggccCTGAAACTACTCGGTGTGATACAAATGGTGGATTTATGTGGtttttgtcaaaacccatagaacataCACCACCAGGAGAGAACCCTAAcgtaaaccatggactttgggtGGTAGCGATGTGTCAATGGAGGATCACCAGAATGTTGCGAAGTGGGAAGGCTGTgtgtttggtggggggaggggtccatgggaattctctttgctttccaCTCGGTTTTACTATGAACTTAAAActcctctaaaaaataaagtatttttcttgaTGGCATAAACTCGTTGAAAAATACATACGTGTTGACATGGGTCCATGGATCAGTGTCTGAGAGGGTTGTCTCTGGGTTCCCTAAAACTGTGTGAGAAATATGGTGTGTGCGTGGCATTTTTCTGGTTGTGGCTGTAGCTTTAATCAGATCCGTGAAGGgagccccctccttccccaggccGTGGGATATGGGGGGGCCGGCGGCAGAGCACCAACCTGTCACCCCAAACCCCAAGGTTCCTCCAGACAGCAGAGATGGTGAAGCCCTCCACCCCGTCCCCCAGCCATGAGTCCAGCAGCTCGTCAGGCTCCGATGAAGGCACTGAGTACTACCCCCACCTGGGTGAGAGGCGTTCCTGGGGCTGCAGTGGTGGCCAGGGGAGAGTGGGGGGCGGAATCCGGGAGTACCCTGGGAGGAGGAGAGTCACAAAGGGTCAGCTGCCGTTTCCTCGGAGGGACCCCCTGGCCATCAGGGCGTGAGCCCCGAGTCCAGCTCCGGCCCCTCGATCAGAATGGGAGCCCCGTGGGGGCAGGACCCTGGTCTGCCTGCTTCTTGGTCCATGGCACAGGGCTCAGGGAGTGAGTGTGGAGTCGGCCCCCGTGGCGCCACGCACCCTGGTTGCCCCGCTTGGGCCCCTACACACGCATCCTGGGTCCGCTCTGTCCTTGCCCTGCTCTCTGACACACTGCTCTTCTGCAAAGATCCGGCTCATTTATGGCACCCCGGGCAGGGTCTTCCCTGCTTCCTCCACCTGGCCCAGCCCCTGGTCTTTCTGCCAGGCTCCTGACCGCGTGGCCGTCTTCCTCTTCTGCCTTTTGCGTCAGACTGGGGACTTCCTGAGGGCAGAAACCAGCTCTGACTCATTTCTCTGGGTCCCCAGGCTGcccacccagcacagggcctggtactAAAGGGAAGTTACTTATCATGTAAATGCAAGTGATCTGAACTCAGGGGCAGGGCCGGTCTTTGGTGTGAGAAGGGGAGGCCAAGTGGCGAGCGCGCGCGAGAGGAGCTGGGCTGTCTCCTCGCACCCGCAGTCTTCCTGCAGAACAAAGCTCGCCGGGAGGACTTCTGCCCTCGGAAGCTGCGGCAGATGCACCTGATGATTGACCAGCTCATGGCCCACTCCCACCTGCGATACAAGGGTGAGGgtcccccagccaccccccaAGCTGGCCAGTGGCCTCCTGGCTCCCAATCCAGTCCCATAGCCCTGGCCCCCAGACCGGTCCCCTGACCCCAGCTTGACCACCCTGCGCGTACCTCCCCTGGCCCTGCAGCACTGTGCCTGCAGCCTCACGGGTTCTCTCCGCCAGGTACGCTGTCCATGTTACAGTGCAACGTCTTCCCTGGGCTCCCACCCGACTTCCTGGACTCCGAGGTCAATCTGTTCCTGATGCCCTTCACGGACAGCGAGGCAGAGGGTGAAACCCCCGCAAGAGCAGGTACGGTTCCGCCTCGGGATCTGGTCCGTCGGGAGACGTGGCCCACCTGGTTAGAGGGAGACACAGGCTGCCCCGGTCTGGGGGTGACGGACCCGCCCTGGTCTGAGGGGAGGTTCAAGCCTGTCCCTGAGGTGCTCCGACCCTTCCGTAGGGGCATGTTTCCGAGTCACGGAAGGACGGGGGCGCCTGGGCCGGGGCTGAACTCAGAGGCGCTCCTGGCAGGCCAGGATGCTGCTGATGGGGAGGAAGGGCCTCTCTCGGGGGGctgtcccccttcccctcccctcctaacTTCTGACTTTCCAGGACCCACTTCCAGCCCACTCTTCTCCCTGCTCCCTGGGTACCGAGGCCACCCCAGCTTCCAGTCCCTGGTGAGCAAGCTCCGGAGCCAAGTGATGTCCATGGCCCGGCCGCAGCTGTCACACACGATCCTCACCGAGAAGAACTGGTAAGAGCACTCGGCAGAGGAGGTCAGTGCGAGGGCCCCGCCTCGACCGTGTTGAGGGTCTCGGAGGTCTCTCCACGCCTCAGCTTCCCTTCCTGGAGCACTGATGAGTGCTACCGTCTTGTTGCCGTTCCATGTGATTTTGAATCCCAGTCGGCCAGGAGGGTGTAGATCTTGTCACCAGTTTTACTAGTGGCGAGGTTTAGGCTCAGAGAAAGGAAGTGTCACGTAGCAAGGTCATGCACTGTGGTTGGGTGTCACTTGACCGCAAGGAGTAGGGCCAGTGAGCCCAGTCAAGTTTAAAGATTTATTCTGAGGCCCTGAGTACGGAGAGCATAGCTGCGCCGGAGAGGAAAGCGGAAAGCTGTCGGGAACCACAGGAGCTGCGTTATCCAggcccccccccctccccccagtggCCCCCTCCGCTGGGAGCCTCTGCCCCTGGCTTTCTCTACCTTCCTTCACAaagccctgccctgcctccccagccccgaCTCTACGTGGCTCTCTATGcccagagcccacagcagtgCTGCCACAGACACGGGGCTGCCTCATCTCAtttcccagagaaacagaaacttgAGAAGTAGCTGCAGCTTGGCTCCCCTGGGTCTGTCTGCAGTGGGCTGTGGGCAGAAGGGGCGGGGAGTGCAGACACAGCAGGAAGCCACTGGGCGAGTGCAGGAGTGCAGGTCGGAGCTCTGCTTCTCTCTTTGGTCTAAACCAGGGCCCAGCGGGGAGGGGAGAATTTGGGAGGTGGGAGGGTAATGCAGCTGCTAGACATTTCTGATCATCACAAGACTCTGGAGGGATGTAGAGATAGACCCCTACCCACGAAGGCCAGCACTGAGTGGAGCGGGAAGCAGTTTGGGCCCAGAGGTGGGTGCTCGAGGACTTCAGCTTCACTTGCCCCGGGGGAGGTGAGGGGATCAGGCCACCTAGCATCGGCGTTGGCATCTTCCCTGTATCCCAGGCGTTACGGTCATGCGGGGGCCACAGCCAGGGCAGCTCTGACCGTTGACCTCCCCTTACAGGTTCCACTACGCCGCCCGGATCTGGGACGGGGTGAAAAAGTCCTCCGCCCTGGCAGAGTACAGCCGCCTGCTGGCCTGAGGCCAAGGGGAGGAATGTCTCGCAGAGAACCCCCTTCCGGGCCCCCAGTGGATGGCGAGGGGCACCCACGTCCTCCCCCCACGGGGCGGAGAGTGGCAGCAGGCCTGATGGACAAGGGACCGTGACTTCCTCACCCGGAGACACGGGGTGTCCAGGGCCAGTCCCCCATCCTCAAGGGAGCGTTGTTCAGGGGGTGACTTTGAGATCCCGCCCCCCAGCCTGGATGAGGTAGCCCATCATCAGCCCCCACAGGGACAGGCTGCGGGAGGAGCCTGAGTGGTCACCAGGAAGCCCAGGCTCTGTGTCGGCCTCCCTCTGCAGGGACAGGAGCAGCAGGCCCCTCTGCCCTGACTCCAGGCCCCTGCCTGGAAGGTGAGGCAGGGTCTGGGAGCTCTTTATGGGGGCAGATCTGGTGGCTGGAATAAAAACAGTCATGCAAGCCTGTTCTGGcactcctcttcttccccctccccagcgtGCTGTCCTGGGAATCCCCCCAGTTCTGGGTCCCAGCCCTTGGGGGCAGGTTAGCCATGGCCTCCCATTGGAGCCTGAATGAACTTCCCGTGGGCACATCCACTGTAGGTCAGAGAGTTGTCAGGGGTGGTTAAAGACCAGTCTTTGCTACGGAGGAAGCCTCTAGAAAGGGGTATTCTATTTCCTGGGGTGATATCAAGCCTCCCATCTCTGCGTGCCATGGCGAGGAAGGTACAGGGCCCTGGTTTTCTGCTCGGTTGAAGACGGTGCCTTCCGTTTGGTGAAATGCCTAGTTAAATGCAATGCCTAACTCAGTTCGTTAAAAAATAGAACACGTCCCTAGTTAAATACAATTAGTCAATATAGTATGCTGTCACTTGGTGTCCacaagggattggttccaggaccccccatAGATACCAAAATCCTTGGATGCTCAAGTCCCGTATATTGAACagcatagtatttgcatgtaaTCTATGCACATCCTTCCATCTACTGTAAGTCATCTTCTAGACTGGTTAAAAAACCTAATCCACCAGTCAGTGCTATGTAAagagttgtaaatacaatgtaaatggtatgtaaatagttgccagcacttGGAAAAgtcaagttttactttttggaactttctggaatttttttttcaaatattttcagtccaaggttggttgaatacAGGGATGTGGAACCCtcggatacagagggccaactgtacttcCCCTTAGTCAAAACAGGTTCTACCCTTGTTCAAATACTCATATGTTATCCTTACACATGATGTTACCCTACACACGGTGGCTTCCTTCCTCTCTAAACCTCCACTGCTCTTGCTGAGAAATGGTCCCTCCCTTTAATCCAGAACCTACCCTCAAATACACCATACAGTTCAATGTAGTACCTGTCCTCACCTGCTCAGTTAAATATGGTACATCATCCTAGTTTAGTGTTTCCCAAAGTATGTCTCCAGATTGGTCTGTTCACCACACCCTAATCGCAAACTAGTCCTGACCCTCAAATCGTACCACTCCACCCTTCAGTAAAGCAGTTGATTCCAGTCCAACCAGCTGATCCGGTCTGTCCACCACCCCCCATGCCACTTTGGTCTCCCTGGCTTCCCCCTGCCCTCTGGCATACCCTGTATACAGTCCTGGTGTCCAGGCCATGGGAATCCCGGGGtcttttgagaaaaaaagcaCAGCTGAAGAGGGTAGAGTAGGGGTCAGTGAAGAAAGCAGTCAGGCCAGAGAAGGTCTGGCCAGAAGTGGGGAGTCTGCAGACCCCAGGTCTGGGAGGTACAAGGCCCAGGGCAGGCTCCGGCCCTGCCACCACCGGCTGAGACCGTAGGCAGGAGCCTCCCTTCATGACCCCCGAGGCCCTTGAGAGCTGTTCACTGCCCTCTTACGGAAATGCTTCTGCATCCTTTGCTGCCGTGCCCCGATCTGCGCAGACACCTTTCTGGCCGCTCTCTCCAGCCTGACAGCTGGCTCTTCTCTGCATTATCAGAACTTAGCACTCCCGTGTGCCGttccctccccctgcttcccagGGGAGTGCTGGTTGGTGTGTGGGTTCGCCAGAGTAGGGAAGGTGGGGGCAATGCCAGCGAGAGCGTGAGACCCAGGGCACAGAAGCACGAGAGCACACGGGCACAGTCCAGGAAAGTTGCCGCTGAGTTTCTTCCTTCCCGTCCCCCAGTGCCACCCAGCCTGGGCACAGGTGGAGCCTGCGTGTTCCCAGCTCCTCACTGCCACCTCCAGCTGGCCCAGGCTCAGGGCTGGGATCCTCGACTGGATTTCTCTGGGCGCTTGTGTCCGGGGTTGTCGAGGGAGGCCTCAACCAGCGCGCTCTAGGTGTCCACGTCCAGGGAGGTGCGGAGCATCCGGTAAACAGTGGCGAAGGAGAGACCGCAGGCGGCCAGGGAGCACAGGATGGGCACGTTGAGGGGCTCCTGGCTGAACGCCGAGGCATCCCCGGAGGCCTGGCCCAGGAGTTCCGCCACCAGCGCCTCGGTGATCTTGGTCTTCGGGCCCTGTAGCGCCTCCAGGATCTTGGGCAGGGGCCGGGCCCGTCTGCTCCACCAACTTGATGAGGGATCCCTCGTCCAAGCCGAAGCTGCGGCGGTAGCCCTCCAGGGAGCAGGTGAGCGTGTGTGTACAGGTCGCAGGCCACTTCCGGCACGCCCGGCACGGGACTCGGGTTGGCCCCGCAGGCCACCACGGCCACCAGCCAGATGTGCTGCCGTAGCGAGGCCGCCTTCCGCTCCAGCATGGGCTTGGAGACGTTGGGCAGGACCACCAGGAACGCGTGCCACTTGTGGCTCTCTAGGCCCCTCACCATCGACTCCTCCAGCAGGCGGAAGGCGTACTTGCCCAACTCAAACACGGACAGCAGGAAGACCTTGGGGTCCTTGAGGCCCTCTGCTGCAGGAGACAAAAGCACTTTCAGTGGGTTTCTGCGCCGAGCAGACCCAGCTGTCCTGAGAGCTGCCTGGGTGCAAGCTGGGTCTGCACAGCGTGTGGCTTGAGACCGTCAGCCCTGGAGCGAGGCTGCCTGAGTTCAGATCCCAGCCTCGCTCCCTACGCCCTGTGTGGCATCAGGCTAGTTGCCAGACTTCTCTGGGCTTTCCTGTACCTAGCTGTAAAACCAAGGGATGATTGTAACCTACCTCCTAGGGATGGCATGGTGGTGAACTGAGCTGGTGAAAGTGGTGCGTGGCCTCTGGTGAGCCCTCAAGAAACGTTAGCTGCCGGCCACGACGCGTTGCCGGCATCCGCATGGGCATGGGTGGATAGCATTTGTGCTGCTCTAACTTGGCCAATACATAAGCCGGTACCtacccttttttttccctaatgcaAGTGACTGGTCTCCATCACAGGTGACTGAAATGGCAGCCGTAAGCAGCATTTCACCATGGGGGCCGTGTGACCCTGGGTGACCCCTCACCCCACTGTGGTGGGCCTCGGTGGGAAGatgcaggggaagggggaggcaaGCCCGCAAGAATCcagcccccccccaaaataaataaaaactaaaaattaaaaaaataaataaggaaatagatagaaatttcctggcagtcctgtggttaagatcctgcaagacgctcggccaaaaaaaaaaaaagagagaatccaGCCCTCCAGAGCCCGCCCCTCACCCTCCAGCCTCTGCACACAGTCGTCCCAGATCTGGATGAGCACCCTCTCCTCCGAGAAGGAGCTGGGGCGGCGGCTGCACGAGGCGGCGATGTCCACATCCACGTTGGAGTGGATGCAGTCTAGCGCTTGCCCTGCCGCCCCAGATCTCAAGAGAGCGGCGAAGCTCTCCAACGTAATGATGAGGAAGAAGTCGTACCGGCCCAGCAGCACCCGCTGGAGGTATTTGTCAGCCCGGAAGGCGTGTGCGCCTATGCCCGGCAGGTCCCAGATGACGATGTTGGGGTACTTGGGGTGTGGGTACGGCGTGGGGTCCACGGTCATTTCCACCACGCCCGTGCAGGCCGAGGTGGGGTCCTCGCCCCGCAGCCCCTGGATGGCGTTGACAAAGGTCGACTTGCCTGAGCCGGTTCCCCCGGTAACACCAATGTCCGGCCCGACGTTCTCCAGAGTATGACGCGTAGATTGTAACTTGGCGGCTACTGCTGGCAGGTCCCCTGCCTGTAAGGCCTCCTTCAGAGCCCTGGTGTCCTTCGAGAGCTCCAGTATCTTGGACTGGCTGAGGCATGATTGGAAGACTTTGCTTGCCATGGGCT
Coding sequences within:
- the LOC102989450 gene encoding nonsense-mediated mRNA decay factor SMG9; this encodes HLAVFLFQPILSPSILDHLINNDRKLPPEYSLPHTYVEMQSLQIAAFLFTVCHVVIVVQDWFTDLSLYRFLQTAEMVKPSTPSPSHESSSSSGSDEGTEYYPHLVFLQNKARREDFCPRKLRQMHLMIDQLMAHSHLRYKGTLSMLQCNVFPGLPPDFLDSEVNLFLMPFTDSEAEGETPARAGPTSSPLFSLLPGYRGHPSFQSLVSKLRSQVMSMARPQLSHTILTEKNWFHYAARIWDGVKKSSALAEYSRLLA